The DNA region TCTGCTGCAGCACTCTCAGACACAGGCACTTTCAAACATCAAGATCCCCTTCCCATGCCTGCCTGTGCCCTCCCAGAGCCACAGCTCTGCCCCTCACCTGTCGTGCTCCTTATCCACGAGGTGGTACCGTGCCCGGAACGCCACCAGCCGGGCGTAATAGGCCGGGGCAGGGATGGAGACGGAGCGGGTGCAGCGCACGTAGGTGTGGCACAGCTGGTACGTGAGGATCTGCAGCTCGTCCGCCGTGAACCGGTTGTCATCCCACAGCACGTAGTAGTGGGACGGCCGGCTGGTGCCCTGGGAAGGAGAGGGCCAGTGTGAGAGATGCTGCTGGCACCTGGATGCAGCTGCCTCACATGCCCATCAGCTCCTCCCTGAGCTAAATGATCTGTGATCCAGCCTAGGCAGGAGGGATGCCTGTGCTTCCCTGCTGTGAGAACCCTCCACGGCATTGAGGCAGGAAAACCCTTAGCACCAAGGTGCAAAGCAGCACTAATGCTGCTGCCTGGTGCCTGTTCCCTCTGTGCCACACATCCCCCACTGcatcccccagtgcatcccccacTGTATCCCCACCGACCCAGGCCAGTTCCCACTGTCTGCACAGAGGAGGGGAAGCCGAGCAGCCTCTCTTCTGGAAGCAGCTGCAGTTTTTCCAGTCCGGTTTCTGACTAatcttggctgcctgcagccaggcagctgcagagcaggcagggacgGCTGGCCTGGCTCTCCCGCCCACGGGCAGACAGCAGGTCCCTGCTGATGAGCGGGCGCCCCGGCGAGCCCGGCACGCTCAGACACCAGCTGACAAGCTGCTGAATTGGCTGCTCTGATGGAGGAAAATCTCTTAGGAGAGACCCTTGGCTCCAGGAGAGAAACCCAGTACGTGCCACACAATGCAGTAGCGGCACAGACCCTGCACCTGCTTGCCAAACCACCGCAGTGGCAGCTCAGATCCAACTATCCTCAAATCCTGGCTGTTGACAGGGCCAAGACAAATGCATGAGGACAATCTGTAACAGCAGCCAAAAACCCAGCAGCATCCCAAGAGCCAGTGCTGGAGCACAGTACCTGAATGCCTGCATGACTGCACAGGTAGAAGTCAAACTCAAAGGGGTGGGTGATGTTGGTATCCACTGTTGTTCCTGCTGGGATGTTCCCACTCTTTCCAATCTGCAGGGAATAGAAAGAGATCCAAGCACTGCAGAGTTTCGTTATTTCCAGTTGCCAAGAGCACTGTCTTTAACACAGCTGCCCTGTCCCAGGACCATGGTAGAGGGTTTCCATCTCCCTTTGAGATGTAGAGATGGTCTCCAAGTGCCTATTCAGAGGGAACAGAAGCAGCTCATCCTACTCTGCTCCCTGCACAAATAGGCCTGCTGGCATTTTTTGCAGGCATCAACACCAGGCATGACATAGCCAATAGCACGGGAAAGAGAGCAGCAGGgtaagggctgggcaggggcccaTCCTACTACAGAGATGAGGAAAATGCCAGGGATCTCTGCAGAGCATGTGCTGGAGTCTGTGCCACAAGATACTGGGGCTTTTATATCCTGATCAAAAACTGTCTTTAGTTCCCAAGATTAAATCTTCCTGCTCATGTGGAGCAATCTGGTTAGACTCAATCTGATCATTAAATTCAGATGAAATCTAGGAACAGTGACAGCAATCAATGTTACTACACAGCACACATGAACAAGCTGTGAGCAAGCAAGGGGTTATTTAGACTGTCACGTCAGCAACTCCAGCTATCACCAAAACAACAGATGTTTTCAAGCTGACAGAGGCTATTTCAAGAGTCACCAGGATCATCAGCACCCAGTAACTCATAATAACAGCAAACAGCTGGCTGGGCTTCTAGAAGCAGAGTAATCCATGTGGCTGTAGGAGTCCACTGAGCAGCACGTTTCATTCAGAACAAGCTCTCCCTGCCAGCGGTGAGATTTCCCCTCAGAAAGCCAGGGCTGGCTCTTCCATCAGACAGGGATGAATCAGCCGCCTccagccctggcaccctgcagcacTCACCCTCTCGTTCTTGTCTGCACAGAAGAGACGGGTGTGATGCCTCTTCTGGACGACAATGTAGGTGATGCCAGGCTGGTAATCCTTTTCCAGTTTGATGCAGGCGTCTCGGATTGCCAGCAGCTCATAGTGAAGGATCTGGAGAGACAAGAGCACACAGAATGAGGGGACACAGCAGCACAAGGGCACACAGAATGAGGGGACACAGCAGCACCCAGCTGTCCTTGAGCACCCCTAAGGAACTCCATGGGAGCTGGTGCAGCCCCACTGGCAAACAGGGATCTGAGGGGTGCTCACCTGTGGGAGCTGCCCCTCAGGAACACCATCACGGTAGAAGATGATCCTGGTGGGTTTGAAGCGTGTGGATTTGTAGAACTGGATGAGGAGCTCCCTCACCATGTAGGACAAGTCCTCGATGATCTCCTGGCGAGGACGCTGCACGCGCACCGTGGCACAGTACCGGCTCGGGTGGGCGTCCATGCTGCCCACAACCTGCagcgacagacagacagacagacagacaggccgtGTCTTACACCAGGAAGGACAGAGGGGATGTGGGACATTGCCAGCTTCCACCTGCTTCCCACAGAAACAAAACAGAGCACCTGAACTCACAGATCAGATGGGACAGCAAATACTGTACAGGCAATCAGTGCCCAAAAGGGACATCCCTGGTCACAGCCACATCCTGAAGTCACACTCTGCCATGCCCTTTTAAACATTTGTGGGAATTTCCAGTGAGACAACTTTGGTGGGTGCCATTGAATGCTGTGGCTGTGGgggactgctgctgctctgcccttgcTTCACTTCTCCTGCCTGGCAGTGAGAGGGAGTGGGGCTGCCCCAGACAGCCACGGGCAGCCCAAGGATGTGGAAGGTCGAGTCACTGTATGGCAGCCATTGAGCAGGGAGTTCCCACTGCAGTGCAGGCAGACCTCAGACACGTCAGAGCAACAGCTCAGGGACAGCTGGGCTTGGCTGTGAcacagagctgggggcacagtGTGAATCAAGGGCTGGCCCATGTTGGGGCACAAACACCCAGCTGCCTCATTCCCCACACTCAGCAGTGACTGTGCAGTGTGCCCCATGTtccctgagcagaggggaagCACCACAGACTCCACATCCTGAGCAGTGTGAATCTGCTGCCCCTGCCTTCCCCAACACTTTCATTTTCACTTTGCAAACAGCTCTGGGGTTGGGGCTCTCCCACTAGAACCAATGTGTACAACAGAAACTGTTTCTTTAGTTTCAGCCACAGACCCACTGCTATTGTCCAACCAGCAACACACCAAGGACACGGTCCAGTTACTTCAAAGGCTCTTCCCTTCTCCTCCCCTGCAGCTTCAAAAAAGCTTTcacaaaaattaagaaaaaagccCCAGTGGTCCTGCACAAACCACAAAAGATATTTTCAGAGGGGAAGCTCTGCCGCCAGGAAACAGACTGTTCTGTCCCACCCACACCTACAGCAAACAGCCCAAAGCCTTTCCCAACCCCTtctaattaagaaaaaaacactCCTCCAAAGACGCATTTGCATGCCAAGGAAAACCTGAGCTGTGAGTCCTGGAAAGTTAAGAACTTAATAGGAAAATGctgacgtgcttatcctgcatgGCAACGAGCACAGGGCAGTGTCTCCCAGCCCAACACAGGGCCCAAgctgtccctggccctgctggcaccgagcagcactttgctccatGGATGCTCATTTTTAATTTGAGAAAAAGGCAAATCCTCCTGCACAAAGGGCTCAGCAGCCCAGTCACGCCAGTTTCCTCCATGTCCTAAACCCCAGCTCTCCAGCAGGGGGAAGGTCTGTGAAGGGCTGCAGCTGGACAGGGATGCCCCAGAATGACTGCATGCAGCACCAAGCTCCTGGCGCTGTCAGGGCCACACTCGGGGCCAGCACACCACGAGCCCCatctgctggcagctgccagtcTCCCCGCAGCTCCCAGAAACTGCAGCTTTCCTGCATGGAGAGGCAGGAAGGGACTGGGAGGAAACTTCCCAGGACTCAGATAAAATCACCTGACAGGGTACAGGCCTACCCTGAGAAGTGTCATTATGGGGACAGCAGTAACACATGGACACGTGAATCCCATTCCAGCTCCTGTATCCTGCAGGGTTTTGGGCACCAAGCTGTGAACTTACAGCTGTTATGGAGGGTTTCTTCCCATCTCCTGCTGGCGGGTGAGTGACATCAGCTCCGAGGAAGATCACTGGCTGCTGAAAGACAGCAGAGCTGGTGGGAGAGGAGAGAAAACAAGTAGTGAGTTTTTGGGGCCATCTCCGGGCGATGTAGAACCCAATGGAGATGAGCAGATGATATCAAGGATATCTCCTGATCTCCAACTCTGGCCTGGACACATCAACACCTCATTATCAACAAGGTGAAACAAGTTACAAACCCCCATTTCAAAGAGCTGCTTTATGAAGGCCCCCTCTTCACCATGTAAACCAGGCAGGCAGCATCATGAGGGATGAGGGGTACAACCCCCAAAGTACGAGAGGCAGTGGCCATACGAACCGCTGGTGAGGCACAAGGATGTTGTTGATCCCGCCAAGCTTGACGTTGATCTTGAGGCAGAGGTTGGAAAGGGTCTGTGGGGAGGTTTTCACCACATTCTTGACCTGGACGCACTGTGTGGCCATTCCCAGGAGAGTGTCCCCAACGCGCTTCACTTCAGCTGTGGGCAGAGGAAGCAGGTGAGCACAAGGCAATTAATCAGCCCTGCACCACttccagcagcaccctcaggaatggggagagacagctctgcaggagccagccctgctgagccagccCAAAGCCCCTCTCTGTGCTGGCCCCAGACTCACCGTACACAGGTGTCTTCCCTGGCAGGATGACAATGATGAGCTGCAGCCCTGAATAGGTGTTCTTGAGGTGTCGGAACATGGGCTCCACGCTGTCTGCACCCTGGGCGTACTTGCAGAAGCAGGGCTGGCCCTGGATGGGCATCCCAGCGTCCTTGGAGATCTTGCGCAGCTGGTCTGTGAAGTTCCTGTGTTGGGAGGAGAAgctgtgagccctgagccctcCTGCACACCAGCTGTGCCACTGAGCCCCACGGCCGagtgctgcagcacagcacagagacagGGCCATCAGCTCTAGGGCACCCAGCACATGCATGGAACAAGAAACACAAGATCAGCACATGACAGGGCTCAACTGTCCCCTCTCAGTGCCCTCTCACCCATGTACTGACTCTTCCTAATGCAACGGAGCTGAGCCCTTCTCCCTGaggaagcaggagcagcaggaaacaAACCTGCTGCCTGCAACAGCTGATTTCCAGGTGACTGCAAAGCTGATGCCAGCCTGCACTTACCACAACTCAGCCACACTCTGGATTTTGGGAATGCCAAGGATTTGATGCCATAAGAGCCAGAGGGAACAAAGggctcacagctctgctgcaaaggGATCACGGGAGGAGTGCAGTGTCACTCCCACCTGCACCCAGGTACTGCAGACTTGGACACTCTGAGCTCTTCCAAACCCCAAACACTGACCATGCCAAACACACAAAGTGCTCACCTTGATGCATCCACTCTCAGTCAGGAGAAACCTAAGGCCTCAGAAGAATCCAAAAACAAAGTGACCATTTCCCTAAATCAAATAAACTGTTCCTGCTCTGTGTCACTTTGCTAGAGAAACATATTCTCTAAACCACTGAAGCTTTTCAGAAAGCCCAAAACTTCTCTGTAATAACCGGTGGAAAGTTAGTGTGCTTCCTACATTAATTACATAATTTCAGATTATTGGGAAAATTTTTAATCCTCAGAACCTCTTCTCTCGGGAGATTCAGAGTTCAATACAGCTTTAAAGCTGGCAGTTTCATCTCTCAATACTGCAGCTCCCTGATGCAAAGAGTAGATTGAGAGGAGCCTGACTGACAGCTCACAGGTACTCACTCCAACCTGGCAGCTTTGTGATGGCTTTGGGACCATCTGCAGCTGGGACAAACAGGCTCTCTGGATAAAGCAAAAGCAACAGGAACTGGACACCCCACATCAGATTGGTACCACAAGCAGTGGAGATGCCAGACCCCCAGTccccagctgtgagcagcagtgtGGCTCTGCAGCCACGGCCCCTCTGCCTTCCCCCATCCACATGGGCTGCCCCTTTCCTTACTTCAGCACCTCCTCTCGACACTGCTTCTGCGGGGCAAAGCAGGCAATGGCCCAGACTTTGATCTCAATGCCGTTGTAGAACTGCTTCCCTCGCATGTCCCACACACCCTGGTTGGGAGTTGCAATGGCCCGGTTCTGCAAGGCAAACAGAGGGTCagagcacagccacagcctgcctggcccctcagccccagagccctgcatggcctggggctgtgctccctgtcccagtgctggagctGACTGCCTGGCAATGGGCACAGCCTCAGCTCCTCAGCAGTGAGAGAACGTTCACCCGAGCTGCCCTATGCTGAGCACCCCTCTCCTCTTCATCTCATCACCAATGACTCTTGGCTACAACTTTCAGAACCAGTTATATTGCAAAAAACTCAAAGCCAAGGCACTTTGATACAACATTCCAGCTCAGAAGCAGTGTTTCCAGCTGTGGACAGCATCTCCCTGCACagtgcagcccagcccaggcagccccaCTTACCCGGCCTCCATACTGTAGGATGGGAGCTGGCAGGACCCGCCCTGTCACCTCTGTCATATCATCCTTCACCTTGATCCCAAACTCCTGAATGTATGGATCCAGGTTGTAGCTGGCATTCTTCATCTGCAGAGGGAAGGAAGGCCGTGGGAGGGAGTAGGACCAACTGCTGCATCCCAGGCAAGTGCAGCTGGCCAGGAAATATGGACACCTGAACCCTgttctccacagagctgcaggtggagcACCTCTGACAGGGGAGGCCGAGCAGATCAAAACTGAGGCCCAAATCCTCTCCTGCCAACTAATACATGGAGACCTGATTTTGAAACACACTAAACAATACAACtaacagcacagccagggatgtGTCTTTAATCTGTTTCCCATTTTTAGTTCCAGCTCCCTTTGGATCAGGCTCCATCAATGCAAGGGCCTGAATTTGTGGCATGTGCGTTTGTGTGGTCTCTCTGAGCCAGGCTCACCTGTGCCACTGTCCATTACATACACACAGGCACCACTGCACAGAGATTCAGTGGGAAAAGGGGGATAAAACCCCACCATTAACCTCACCAACACCTCCTCAGCAGGTCACAGCTCTCCaccacagagcagctgaggagcagAACCATGGCAAAGTCCACCAGGGACAAAATGCCATAATCTGCCATTGGTGCCAAGCCCCAACCCTGCCTCCCCAGGACTTGTGTCACGTACCAGTCTGCTGATCTCCTCCTGCCTGTCTGGGGCAGACCTGGCTG from Melospiza melodia melodia isolate bMelMel2 chromosome 27, bMelMel2.pri, whole genome shotgun sequence includes:
- the LOC134429839 gene encoding protein argonaute-1 → MEAGPSGAAAGAYLPPLQQVFQAPRRPGIGTVGKPIKLLANYFEVDIPKIDVYHYEVDIKPDKCPRRVNREVVEYMVQHFKPQIFGDRKPVYDGKKNIYTVTALPIGNERVDFEVTIPGEGKDRIFKVSIKWMAIVSWRMLHEALVSGQIPVPLESVQALDVAMRHLASMRYTPVGRSFFSPPEGYYHPLGGGREVWFGFHQSVRPAMWKMMLNIDVSATAFYKAQPVIEFMCEVLDIRNIDEQPKPLTDSQRVRFTKEIKGLKVEVTHCGQMKRKYRVCNVTRRPASHQTFPLQLESGQTVECTVAQYFKQKYNLQLKYPHLPCLQVGQEQKHTYLPLEVCNIVAGQRCIKKLTDNQTSTMIKATARSAPDRQEEISRLMKNASYNLDPYIQEFGIKVKDDMTEVTGRVLPAPILQYGGRNRAIATPNQGVWDMRGKQFYNGIEIKVWAIACFAPQKQCREEVLKNFTDQLRKISKDAGMPIQGQPCFCKYAQGADSVEPMFRHLKNTYSGLQLIIVILPGKTPVYAEVKRVGDTLLGMATQCVQVKNVVKTSPQTLSNLCLKINVKLGGINNILVPHQRSAVFQQPVIFLGADVTHPPAGDGKKPSITAVVGSMDAHPSRYCATVRVQRPRQEIIEDLSYMVRELLIQFYKSTRFKPTRIIFYRDGVPEGQLPQILHYELLAIRDACIKLEKDYQPGITYIVVQKRHHTRLFCADKNERIGKSGNIPAGTTVDTNITHPFEFDFYLCSHAGIQGTSRPSHYYVLWDDNRFTADELQILTYQLCHTYVRCTRSVSIPAPAYYARLVAFRARYHLVDKEHDSGEGSHISGQSNGRDPQALAKAVQVHQDTLRTMYFA